One Ailuropoda melanoleuca isolate Jingjing chromosome 14, ASM200744v2, whole genome shotgun sequence DNA segment encodes these proteins:
- the ERH gene encoding enhancer of rudimentary homolog, which produces MCATPWSKRLFRGAFLTTSGGSSRGDWLLAALRLSSCAAAVSAAAAARGFGAMSHTILLVQPTKRPEGRTYADYESVNECMEGVCKMYEEHLKRMNPNSPSITYDISQLFDFIDDLADLSCLVYRADTQTYQPYNKDWIKEKIYVLLRRQAQQAGK; this is translated from the exons ATGTGTGCGACTCCATGGTCCAAAAGGCTCTTTCGCGGTGCGTTTCTGACGACTTCCGGCGGCTCCTCTCGCGGGGATTGGCTGTTGGCTGCGTTGCGGCTGAGCTCGTGTGCGGCGGCGGTGTCTGCAGCGGCGGCAGCGAGAGGGTTTGGCGCGATG TCTCACACCATTTTGCTGGTACAGCCTACCAAGAGGCCAGAAGGCAGAACTTATGCTGACTATGAATctgtgaatgaatgcatggaaG GCGTTTGTAAAATGTATGAAGAACATCTGAAGAGAATGAATCCCAACAGCCCCTCTATCACATACGACATCAGTCAGTTGTTTGATTTTATTGACGATCTGGCAGACCTCAGCTGCCTTGT ttACCGAGCTGATACCCAGACATACCAGCCCTATAACAAAGACTGGATTAAAGAGAAGATCTACGTGCTCCTCCGTCGGCAGGCCCAACAGGCCGGGAAATAG